ATGCTCGTAGGACTCCGTCAGTACCTCTTGGTATGGACGCAATGAGATGGCGAAAGCTGTTACACAACATTCACTCCTGGCTGCATCAGAAGCTCAAGTCAAACGCGAGTCTTCGCCGAGAGCTCGAGGATGCAAGGCGGGCTGTGTTGGAGAGGGAGTAATAGCAAGAGCTCGTTGTATTGTAGCCCACTATGATAGAAGACTAGGCCAACGACTTGATAGACGCGCAAGTCAATGCGATACACCTGAATGAGCAGTTGTACCAGGCGCAAGTGGAAGCCACCACACTGTAGCAACAGCTTGAGGCAAGTGCTAGTAGTCAGGATGAACTGCTAAAAGCACAAGCTGAGCTTGCCGCGCTTCGACAAGTGCTTGAGACGGACGACAAGGACGATGCTGAACTCGAGTTGAACCGTTTCCGTGACGAAATCGCACAAACGAAAACAACAGCCTCCGTTGATAAAGCCCAACTCAAGCAAGCTCGTGAATAGATAGCTATTTTACGCGATGAAGTCAACCAACACGAGGAACTCGAACAAATACAAGACGAAGAGCTCAAAGATTCTAAAAAAGCATTTGATGATCTTCATGCGATGCTTGACTTGAAACTCAGGGACCGAAAGGCGGTTGAAGACAAGCTGGCCCGCGACAAAACTCCAATGCGGAGCAAGCTTTTTGGAATGTTCACGTCGATGTCGGCTTCTCGAAAAGACCCTGGTATCATGGCTAGTCCGCCTCCAGTgccatcatcatcaccactCCCCTCAATGTCCGTTTCTGAAAACGGGCAATCTCAAACTCGCTTCTCCTCAGGATCGGAAGAGccttttccttcttctcctgcAGCTGAGTCGAGCCAGCCTACCGCGAAATCCTCCAAAGCCGCAGCAAAGATCGGCTTTCACAGTCACCCCGTCTCCACACCAACCCAACCCACACCAGCCATCTACACTACAACGACTAAACCAACTCCTCTCTCGAACAAGGCGGAAGCGAAGATTCCAGAATGCACGAAGTCCATTCACAGGAAACTTGGCGAATTGATGGAACGCTTGACCTCAAGTGCAAGCTCGAACGCAAGCTCCAAACGGCTCAGGGACATTGAAGATGTTGAAGCGACACCGATCCAATATAAGAAGCCACGACTAGCTCGCCAGGGAAGCGTATTTACCCCAGGTGGTAGGCCCTCCGTCAGGCTGGCGATACCTGAACTGAGGCCAGCTGAAGCCGGATTGAAGTGCGTACCATCACAAGATAGTACGAAAATCTGCAGCAGCAAGGAAGATAAGGTTATTGAATCTGTCAAGGTCAAGACGCCTGTTGTAGCTGCGAAATCACTGTCCGAACACTCGGCGCTAGTCCCCGTGGAGCTACAGCAAGACCCTGTCGGCGATGTTGTTATGGGCGGTAGTGACGACGAGGCAGAGGTGCTTTCCTCCTTTGCTCTTGCTGGCGGTGAGTAATCCAACGAGCCCCAGCAGGCGTCGGTTACGATGAACGAGCCGGCCGTGGGCGACGTTACTGTGGCCAACAGCACCCAGCGGGAAGAGCTCATCATCAAAACTGAACCCGAAGGCTCAACCCTTGGTCTCTAAGAGGTACCAGTAAAGTCTGAGGCCTCTTCCAGGAACAGCACCAGCGACATCGACATGGCGGATAGCGTCCAAGACGTTTCCATCCAGCCCAATGTTGAgactaccgtcgctcctaCCCCATCTGCACCCGGCACCCTTCGTCGACGGTCAAAACTCCCCGTCCCCACAAACTCACCTGTGCGTAAAAGTACTCGGCTCGCTGGTATGACTCAGGACCTCAGCGAAAAGTCCCTTCGCGAACGCTCCACCTCTCCCCTGAAGACCGCTACTACTCTCAGCGGTAAAGCAGGCTCTCAACCCCCGCCATCCTCCAAACCCGCTGGTGTCACCAAGACGTCTGCGCGACAGACACGCTTTGTATCGCCCAAGAAAATGGATGCGGTCAAGTCCGCTGCTGCTTCTCCGAGGAAGCGCAAATAGGCGCGGCGCATCCTGCACACCCATCGCCCGCGGTTCATCCACAAGAATCGTGACTCGTAGACGAGAATATTCCAGAGAGGTGGAAGATGCCACACGGCAATATACCTTATGTTGGCACATACGATGGAATATACATGGATCTTGGAGGAAGTTATATAGAAATGAGGGTGTTTTTAAGCGTGAGTTTTGGTTATTTTGCATTATATCATCCGAGAGCCTGCGTCTGCGTTTGTCATTTAATGTTTTTCTATATTGTTTTGCCGTTTTACAGTGTTGAGTCATGAGCGtttgacgcttgttgttTGGTGTTTGTTCTTGGTAGAACGATAAAGACGTTATTTGCATAGGGTTGCATACAACCTAGCCTTTATAGAAGAAAAGGCTACGTTTACTAGTAGATTCGAATTGTATATTTCGAAAAAGCCCCTGGTTGATGCCCTGGTGTATTCCATCGTATGTGCCGAAATGCAGTAAGCTCCGACATCTACAGAGAACGGCTGTGTTAGCAACATGAAACTGTGTCGTAATACTGCAGATGATCACACGGAGATCGACAGGGCCTGCGTATACTGCATGGGGGCCAATCTCAACAGCAAATCATCTCGTACCCCACACCAGGCAGTGCAATCTTGGATAAGACGTCGCTCACAAGAAAGGCTGAAAAGATCTCTCGATGCAACAAATTCGCGGTCGAACCGCTACCCAGCCTGGGTACCAAGCTGGAGAACCATCCAGTACATTATTTTGACGAGAGCTCTACCGAGCCTCATCACTCTTACCTTACCTACCCTGAAAAGAATTGTCCGACAAATCAGAAAGACTCGCATATTCTTCCGAACCCGCTCCAACACAACCACAACAAAAACTTCCCATTAACCAACGGATATGCTAGCTATGGCAGGTTTCAGAGAGGTAGCGAGTTTTATTGACGTACTTCAACTATTGGGAAAGATCATTGAATACATTGGAAAGGTCAAAGGCGCATCAAGTGATCGTATGCGGCTTCGTGACGAGATCAAAGGATGCAAACGTATCTTAGAGGACCTCAGAGACGAGCTTATGACTTAGAAAATGAAGGGATTTGGAGTGATACGATCAGTGTACTCGAGCGCCCCGATGGCCCTCTACGCCGCCTCCAGGTTGCGCTTACGCAAGTGGGGATGAGGCTACAAAATGGAGGCACCATCAAAAGTTCTTTATCATGGCCTTTTCAAGCGAAGGAAATCTAACAGTTGATCGAAATGATCGAGCGGTAAAAAGGTCTGTTGATATTGGCACTTACTAACGAGTCTCGCAAGCTTCTTCAGGAAGTGAGAGCTCGTTGCGAGGCGAGTGGAGAGCATCTTTACAGACTGATGCGCCTTCTGGATATCAACACCGGAATTACCAAGAACGGGTTCAAGACGATTAGTCAAGAATTAACGGCCGTCAAAGAAAGTCAAAGGGACCTCCAAGACGGTATAGATCGGCTACAAGATTCCCATCATGTTCAAGAAGAACCAAAACTTAGAGAAAACATTCTCAATTGGATCACGCGCCACAGTCACGCTTCCCAACAACATGAAGTTCTTAGCACGCGACAGGACGGTATCGGAGACTGGCTTCTGGAATCTGATACATACATCACCTGGCTAGGTGACGGCTCGCAAAAGCTGCTTTGTACAGGCCTTCCATGGGCGGGAAAACCGTACTTGCATCTATCGTCATCGATGATCTCCAAAAGCGGTGCCACAAAGACGTTAGCACTGTAATGGCCTTCTTGTACTGCGACTACAAGATACGAGACAAGCAAAACATCTATTACATGTTATCGAGCATTCCGAGACAGCTGGTAGAGGCCCAGCGCCCCCTCTCCACATCCATCAAAGGCTTTTACGATAGTCATGGCTTATGACAAAGATGTCCCATGCTCAAAGTCTTGCTCGAGATTTTCCACTTTACGGCCGCCTCTTTCTCCCGTGTTTTCATCGTGGATGCGCTTGACCAATGTCATGGAATTGATGGTCGCCGCGAAAGATTTCTGACTGAAATATTCAGCATACAGAACTCATGCAACGCGAGCGTTTTAGCGAAGACAAGACATTTACCTGAAATTACCGAGAGATTTACAGGAGTGCCACGAGTGGAGATTCGTGCAAGTGATTCAGATGTTCGAACGTATGTGAAAGGCAACATGTACGGGCTACCGAACTGTGTTATGCGCAGTGCTGAACTGCAGCAAGAAACCACAGAAACCATAGCTGGAGCAACCGGTGGAATGTAAGATTTCAGTCTCAATATCTGGAAATTTATGCTAAGACGCCGCTAGGTTCCTACTAGCCAAGCTCTATCTTACTTCGCTCAAGAGGAAGCGATCATCAAACGCGGTTCGAGGAACCCTCAGAAAGATATCTCAACGATACTCGCTATCGGATAACTCTTCTGGACAGTCAGAGGTCTACGATAGCGCTTACCAAATCACGATGGAACGCATCGAGCAACAGGGTGACGAGCAAGCGCAACTAGCCAAGGAGGTCATAGCCTGGGTTACCTTTGTGAAAAATACAATCAGAGCCTCGGGACTTCGTGGAACTCTAGGAATCCTGGTAGGAGATACTGTCTTTGACGAAGGAAATTGTCCAGATATCGAAGACATGATCTCGGCTTGCGCTGGGCTGGTCACGGTCGACCCTGAAACGAACCTGGTTCGGCTTGCTCATTACACAACATATGAGTATTTTGTCAGAAGTCAGCATCACTGGTTCCCAGATCCACATGGCATGATACTAGACGCTTGCCTCACCATACTATCGCTAGAAGTGTTCGCTAAAGAGATGAACAAAGAGGAAAGAGATTCCATCGTCTTGGAGCTTCCGCTACATAGCTACGCTGCTCATAATTGGGGGGTACCATGCTCACCAGGGGACCGATACAGTGTTACGAAGTATGTAATTCCTACATCAACCAAGGAAAGTCGATACGGCTGGCAGAGAGATATACAAAGAGATGTTTCAGGACTCGCGACCTGTCGGGTTTGCACTGAAATTTTGAAGATATGGTCCGATGGGACACTTCGCCAACAATGCTGTTACCCCTCTCCATTTGGCCGCATACCTTGGACTCGAGGATGCAATAGAGGTTCTGAGTCAAGAAAAAGATGTTATTATGAACGTGAGAGATTACCTCGGAAGAACCCCTCTCATGATCGCTGTGCAGAACAGTCATGACCACGTCGTCGAGCAACTGATTGGATATGGCGCATGTATTCAGGTTCATTGCGGACTCATTTATGGGCACAAGAAAGACTGCGATGATTCTGTTATCGAGCTAGAGAGTCGTGGTAGGCATTGGAGCGACTCCAGGCATACTGTGGACGTAAAGCCATTGTCGAGAGATTGCTCGAAAAAGACATTTCAGTTGACGCGAATGACCACAGACACGGCACTCCATTGTACGCTGCAGTAAAGTAAGGGCATGTGCACATAGTCACTCTTCTTCTCGAGTGGAATGCGGATGTTAAGTTGGAATCAGCTTATCGTATGACTCATAGATTACCCGATAAACCGAGGCGCAGATCCAGATATTGAAGATGTTGATGGCAATATACCCTGGTCGGTAGCTGTCGAAAAAGACTACACAGAGGGCATTGAACTACTCAAGCGACAAGAGGAGCACCCCAAAGCAGATGAACCAGGGTGAACGAAACAGCTTTTGTCCCCTTTGTCTGTCGTACAACAGGTATGTGGCAAAACAAGACAGTCAACGCAATCCGAACTAAGCTTACAGCACTGGTAGAATCTTGTTGCTATTTAGGTACCGCTAGTATACAGGGCAAAAATGTCATGATCGAAGAATGAAATGATATCGTAAAACGTCGCGATTTTAGGGAGAAACTCATATCTGAGAAAACCAATGCTTCCTATTTATCCCCCGGGTAACGACATGCAGTGACGTCGGATTGCTTAGTAGCTTGGAGAAGCTGGTCTCACTGGCATGTGTGGAGTGTTTACGAGGCGAGTATTTATGATTTGAGTTGCGGGATACCTCTATTCTGATATAGAGGTAAGTATGACTTGAGAAGTGAAGCAAAAGG
This sequence is a window from Pyrenophora tritici-repentis strain M4 chromosome 4, whole genome shotgun sequence. Protein-coding genes within it:
- a CDS encoding ankyrin repeat domain containing protein, with translation MYGLPNCVMRSAELQQETTETIAGATGGMFLLAKLYLTSLKRKRSSNAVRGTLRKISQRYSLSDNSSGQSEVYDSAYQITMERIEQQGDEQAQLAKEVIAWVTFVKNTIRASGLRGTLGILVGDTVFDEGNCPDIEDMISACAGLVTVDPETNLVRLAHYTTYEYFVRSQHHWFPDPHGMILDACLTILSLEVFAKEMNKEERDSIVLELPLHSYAAHNWGVPCSPGDRYSVTKYGPMGHFANNAVTPLHLAAYLGLEDAIEVLSQEKDVIMNVRDYLGRTPLMIAVQNSHDHVVEQLIGYGACIQVHCGLIYGHKKDCDDSVIELESRGRHWSDSRHTVDVKPLSRDCSKKTFQLTRMTTDTALHYYPINRGADPDIEDVDGNIPWSVAVEKDYTEGIELLKRQEEHPKADEPG